A window of Phaseolus vulgaris cultivar G19833 chromosome 4, P. vulgaris v2.0, whole genome shotgun sequence genomic DNA:
TCCCAAGCGGGGTGGTAGGGTTGGAAAGACCCTCCATGGTAGAGATAGGGATGCAAGTAGCCATGTTCATGGGGTGGAAATGAAAAAGGTGGAAGGTTTTGGTTTGGTGGAACATGGTGGACTCAGAAATTTTTGTGAATCAAACAAGGTTTTCTAGAGAAACTAGCTACTTTACTTGAAACTATGCATAAACAAGGGAAATATATAGatagagagagggagagaggaGGAGAGAGATTATTGTGATTAATGTAATTATTGAAGTTCTGATTTGCGCTACCGTTACTCAGAAAACTCAGAAGACGACattatttcttccttttttttttctcggaAGACGacaatatttattctttttcttcttcttgaaaGGAAATTCAATTAgatgaattttaattaaaatagtggatttatttattattatagtccttCTTACACTTATATTTTTGCGGCAAAACACTTTATAGTAAATCAAAGTGTAAGTGAATGACAAAATTTATCGCATATCCTAAAAATGCATAATGACTAGCatgatataatttcaagaaatcaaataatttagacaaatgtgaatgaaaatttctatattttaacACACAAAATGGTAATTAAAATCTAAGGATGAATCAAGAATAACACAActttcactataaaaaaaatcattaaatagcaatcaaatttagagacaaaaaaataactagtcattatattaattaaattagatattattttagagactaaaaaatatttgtatctaaagtagtttctattgttaataaaaaaattatagaatggtttctaaattggtatctaaccattagctacttactactttatattataaattaatctcTATTAGTTTTTTAAAGACACCAAccattagttttttaaatttatatctaaattagctaccaaagttttagctactaatattttatattataaattagtctttaaaaaactaatagagattaatttataatataaagtagtaagtagctaaaaccttgatagttaatggttagataccaatttagaaactattttataaatttttattaataatataaactactttagataccaataatttttttagtttataaaatgatatctaatttagacaaatagtaactaattattttggtctctaaaattagtttctatttaataattttcttgtagtgtttcaCTAGACACTCTTTAACTGTCAAGTGTTTTAGGTTTGTATTTACACTAAGCACTCATACAGATAAACACTATCATGCGATTAGCAAGACTCTAGTGTTCACAACAATTGAAAAACATGCAACCTAAGATCAAGAAAACTTCACAAATGATGTAATGAGGTAAAGATAAAGGTAggtaaaatgagaaaaaaaaaagtttaacaaccatagaaaaacaaatataagtatcatgacaattcaactcctttatttattttgagatatatttttttacgtataattttgtgttatttttctagtaaattgaaaaattagttgtgtattatttaaaagattatatataaataaaaatatattatatagtaTTTACTATATATTAGTAAAACACATTTTATGTTTAACTTAACCTTATGGTATGATTATATTTAAAccattttattatattactaGTTGATAAGAGATTTGTAtaacatatatacatattttttttcttttttttatatatattttcttaaagtAGAAGTCAAACAGACTTGAGACATAGACAAATAATTTTTCCTCTTATTTTACATAataaagttttcttttgggaGAAAATGAAActagatataaaaaattattttgaagtaTATATTCAAGGGAGATTTAAGAGAGGTGGAATGGATAAAGCATTTGTGATAAGGAGAAATGTAGTgatggtagttaattagatatcaatttagaaagtatttattaataaatagaaattattttaaatattaataattttttaagtttataaaataatatctaatttaattaatattttgaagactaaaaaaattattggtatttacaatagtttatattattaataaaatttataaactagtttctaaattgatattcaaTTAGCTATGATGGTTTATAGCTACTAACTTTAGAATAtgaattaattaataactaaaatattggtagtgaagtagatactaatttaaaaactagtttatatattttattaataataaaaaatattatagatattaatgattttttagtttttaaattaatatttaatttatttaatataataattaattattttttatgtttaaaaattggtttttatttaataatttttttataatgtaaatcaaattaaaataaactctTTAATTGCATCTTTTGTCTCTTCTAGCACTTTGTTTGCAAGTTGGAACTATGGGCTGGGTTGAAGCCATAGTAGTATTTCTTCAAACAAAAATcatctttattaaaatattaaatagctttcctcataattaataaaaatattcattgtcaagtttaaaattaatttagcaATTAATATATATGCATAAAAATGCTTAACCTCcccattttatttaattatgcaAGTTATCAAGTTTAACATTTTATTGAGAAGTTAATTTAAGCTGGtaagaaattattaaaataaaaaataaatttataattataggTATGATCTTTAATATCTAAGAAATTGTGCACTCTCAAGGATTataattttacctttttttcatcaaattttttAGGATTAAATTAGTCTTGAATGATGTTTaaactttttaagaaaaatttagATTTTGATTATGGTAATGCATGACAAAATATTGGACAAATGAAGTATCAAACCTCTTTTAGAAGGTATATATGatcattaaataaaagtatTGAAAGAAACTTgattaataaaacataattaatagaAGCAACTTCTGGTATTGGAAAATGTAATGTGGTTTTTAGTATACCACATCTAAATAACTTGTactcaattttgttttaattaataaaagaaatgctaagtaattttaaataattcacaattttataaaaagtaattgaatttttttgaagTAATTTTAGAATATTATGTGAGACCACTCCAATAAAAAAGTTGCTTTTAGTAACCTCTAAACATCTAGATCAAATATTTGagtataatttctttttttataattttttattgctaTTACAAAAGTTTGGTGTAATTGTATTTACTATCAAatgaatatattaattttatttattttaatttgataattaaaatttatttcttgatATTTGTTATGAGACAACTTACAAACTATAAACTATTTACAATTTGAATATTATATTGTGTTCTATAGTATTATGTTTAGATAGtttactataataaaattattaaataaaagttaattttagaagaaaaaaaataattagttattatattaactaaattagatactattttataaactaaaaaactttcaatatctaaaattaaagttaaatgttcactttttaatttattttaacttaaagAAGTTGGTAAAATGCATGGTAATAGGTTAGAAAAAGCTacattagtttctattattgataactAAAATAGGTTTCTATTTAAAGATTTAATAGTAGTGTATTAACATTTTCCTATAGGAAGGAGTTCAACTTAGGTCCACTTGAGTCAAGAGTATGTAACAATTATATTAAAAGACATTTAGTGATCTTGattataattctttttaatattaataataataatattaataatcattttttttatcaacaataaaataaataaataaatagggaccacttcaggggtggtccaacccgtATACAGAAATACTTGACACCAGTCTCCTATTAGAACGCCTACCAAATTAGCAAAGGGATAACCATACCAACACTAACCAATGTTAATGAATCAGCCTCATACAAACCAAAGGATTTAAAACCCAACTAGAATAAGGGAAATAAGCAGAACGAGACTTTGTATAAATCCAAGATCATACATTTACTTGCACCGAAGCGAACACTTCAAACACtactattaaatataataataatattaataatcatatcattaataattatgttatgattaaaattaatattaattattattactacttgttattattatatttattaatattattaatgctaacattattactattatatttattaatactattaatgcTAACATtactattatatttattaacattattaatgttgatattaatattattattaataataatatcattattattgtaataatatgttaattgtattaataataacattattaacaATGTTAATATGAGTGTAAAAATTGGAAGAGAAGAATATACATAAATTGTTGGAGAATAAAAATTTAGTATAGTCACTAATTTTGTTACTGATTTTTTGTGACCGATTTTGTGACTGATTTTATAACCGATTTTGTAATTGATTTCTATGACCATTTGTAAATGATTTGGTGCCAATTTTGTGATTGATTTTCTGTGATCGATTTTGTGATCGATTTTCTGTGATCGATTTGATGACAAATTTTCTATTACTAAAAATCTAGTCATTATTTTAGTcattaaatcataaaaataatttatggaCACATTGATTTGGTCACTGATGGTAACCACATTTTTCGATCACTGATTTCGGTCATTATTCAACAATTTTCTAATAGTGAGAAATCTCAAACAATATGACTTGTGACTCAAGCTTTGTGTGGAACACTTAAGCATGGCAAAGGTGTTGTGCATGTGTCTTGAATATGTGCTAGCATGTGACATGTGGTTGGGATGCTCAAGTCACTATACAAGAAAATATGAAgaaactagaccaaaactcataacaATGAAAATACTCtctataaataaaacttaaattagCAAGTTTATCAACACATGCATTCCCTTCACAAAAAATGTgagaaaccctaaacctgattttcctaTTACAAAATATCCAAAGAAATAGTAAATACACATAATACAATATTTATTATGAAGTCATTGtatgttaaaatttaataacaaattaaatGTGAAGCCTTTATGTATATTAAAATGAAGTGATGAAATAAATATTGAAGTTTTAAAACTGAAGAGGCATTTATTATTAGAGGAAAATACATGTGTATACTTTAACTGtcaaaaaatttgatttttttctgcAACTTTGAAAAGTAATCTATTTAGTTGTGCTTAAacttttttgataattttttaaatggatTCTTTCAATGCAATAATCACAAATATTCACACTAATATAAATTCATTTATTGTCAAAGTGAGAGAAGATATTATTGGTGCATGTATACCAAGTGCACTTACTGAAAAAAAAACGTAACAAATGTTAAAATGCGTAACAAATACTAATAGAGAAGagtgtaaatatattttaattaaatacttTTCTTGATGTGTGAAAAAACCTTAAACAGCATATGAAATGAATTGGAGAGAGTATAACTTTTTacctaatatttaattagtttttatatatgcataaaaaaagtaaaataaaagtatagCTGTTTTACCAAGAAAAAGACAATCTATGACAATTTTTATTTccgtaaaaaaaaatcttaaaagcTATGGGTATATGATATAATGGGATATAATGTGAAACATGATAGGATAAGCTATAATCTTATCCTGCGATTGGTGCATAaaagataataaattaaatagttataggatataatataaattatgtgtaaataataacttatattaaaataacatcATTTCTAAAATTGACTCTATATAGCTGGCACTAACTAATCAGAATTCTCAAGGTTTATTTTATTCTCTccttacttttttgttttttgaaacAGTTTCACTACTCACTGATGAATTGTTCATCCAAAATCTCTTAAACTAGAagaaacattttaaaatgtgacttacaaaaaaaaaagatagataCAGCCAAAGCATTTTCTCATCTTTTGTTATATAATCTTATTCAATATCCCTGAGTTTCATACTCTACTAATTGTTTAAGTAATGCTTAGATACATTTtacaaactaatttttttttaaaacagaaaTCAAACCCGTTAAGTAATCATGTCAAAAATAACTGGAAAATCCAGAAGTTCAAGGGGTATTCCAGCAGggcaattacttcctgcaccatattACTGCACCCAATTATAGTATGAAAAGATGCCCTTAAATAAAATGGGGGTACATATCAAAACATTCCAGACCCCTTTTTCCAGAATATGTTTCTGGATATTTTTTTTGGGAACAAATCTTTTGTATTGTGGATTTTTTTATCTAGAATGGGATCTTGATTTTTGTTTCTGAATTTATATTTccagaacacaataatctcttccgGATCTACTTTTCTGGAATGTATTATTTCCAATTCCAGATTTTCATTTCCAGAATGAAGGGCATTTTCAGAAATTTAAAACTATGTAGGGTGTAGGTTCAAAAagattgggtgtaggaagaatttgccttcCAGCAGCTAAAGTTTGAGAAGCCACATCATGACCCATCTAAAGCTTTATATCCTCTCTCGGATAAGTTATCAGTGTGTGACTCACCTTCAAGCCAAAAGACACTCACTGGCATGAATGGAGATATATGCCACAGTCTCCTTAATCTAAAGGTACTAGAAATGCAATCATCCAAAAAATTGGAAATGCATCAAATAGAGAATACCTACCACCTTACCCTTGAGCTTTGACTTTCATGTAAATGAACAGAGTAATCAATCAGGAATGAAATGTTacattgttaataaaaatttcTAGTTTACATAAATTGTAATCATTCAAATTGTAGAACAATGTCCCTGTGAGATCTTTAAACGGAAACACATATACCTGTTGGAAAGTCTCCTTAATGTGGTTCCCCTAGACCGCAATTGAGGCAGCTTTCCAATAATAATACCTacagaatttattttttatgtgccCCTGATTGGTACATAGGGAGGGCCATGAAGAGGTATAATGGACTAGAGCCAGGGCTATCTTTGtatatttattcattcttaTAATGAAATCATTTTCACTGACTCTCATCTAAGGTACCCACAACGCATTTCTCCAATAAGAATTCAGCATTAACCCAAGCATGGTATTTATCTGATTCAAAAATTAAGGAAAAGGGCGAAAGTAATCCAAAGAAAACAGAAACTTTGTGCATTATTGGGAACAGATGAACATGTCCAGGGCAGGGAGCAGAGCAGCTACTTAAAACATAGCATAGGcataaacaaacaaacaaacaggAATAACCACATATAATAGGAATGACATAATCGCCCTTGCAAGTACGTAAAAACCTATATAAGACTTACTTGAGAATGATATACAAAACATTTAAGAACCCAATGTTGTAATGATATTGACAGGTACAAAAATCTTGGAATATTTTGTATTACTATCTCAACGCCCAAATATCTTTTAAATGGGATTCTTAGCATTTAGGAAATTAAGATCACCTCCTACAAATTCATCATCAACCATAATATTTCTCATGTTAGAAGCATTTATCGTGGATGACTAACATGTCCAGTGCAATGCATACACACAGAACAGTTCACAGAGAAAAATCAACATCTGAATGAAAAGAAAGTGAAATTTTATCCAATggtaatattaaattaaaagagtAAGAGACAGAAATGAAGGACGCTCACAAACTTATTGAATCACAGAAAGGATACTGAATAAAGATGTGCAATCTTTTCCTACTGCCTTCATCAACATATCAACACCTGCAAGATTTTCCCATTTTGTAACAATATGACTCTCAGCTAATATTAACatctttttaagaaaatttagttttaatgaAACCGGTAATAGGAACTATAAAGGATAAAAGTGAACTTGCTGATTGAGTTGATAGCTGTACCTCCAGGGTGAAACTTCATATATGGAGATATATTGTAAACACGGCCTTTTAATACAGTCCACATGTCACCCTCTGTTTTGTGTTTTCTAACTTCGTCAATAGAAATAAGTCTCTTGTTTGATTGCCCTTTCAAACCTGGCACAACATAGATCAAGTTGAGAAATTGCATCATCTTATTCTTGAAACTAATAACAAAAAATTCAGTATGAGAACCCGCAAGATCTGGATGAGTCCGGGTGAGCTTGAGCCAGTCCATTTGACTATAGCCTTTTTCAAAGGGAACTTTGGCCCGAACCGTCGGCTTCTTAGTAGAATTCTTCTCTTCTGGCAACTTCGACAACAGTTCCTTAGCCTTACTTGGTACGAATTTTGGGGCGGATTGACTGGATTCATTTGGCTGACTTGAAGTTGTGTTAGTAACGGTGAAAGACAAAGAACCAACAATCGCCTCCTTAGAGTTGGAACCATTGGATAAACCATCCTGACCAGTACTAGTTGCATTTGAAGATTCTTTAATGGAAATATCAGCAACATCTGAAGCAAGCTTGTTCGTTTCAAGATCAACAGGTGCACCGACCTGTAAACACACGGTATCAATTACGTTTGATACGTGAACCATCATAAAGAGAACGATTTAAGGGTATAAGTGCgtaaaaaacaaaatagcatTCATGCCTGTTACCTGACAAAATGTGAAATCATCATCAATGTCCATCTTAGAATGAGTGAAGATTATATTACGTTTTAGTAGCTGCAACTGAATTTTGCAATAATGAAAAATcatatttagttaatatatttagttaatatattatatgATCACAGCATCTAATTCTAGGTATTTATTACCTCTTTCTTCTTCCACTCAAAATTTCTTCCCACTCTCTGCCACTGCCCCTGCCCCTGTGGATGTGAAATTCCATAAATACAATTCAATAAccacacaaaaataaatcataaattaattaatacaatTTTCCGGAGAGGAATAAAAGGCAATCAAATTGAAACATCAACCCTCTTGGCTGGAACCATAAGCAAGATGATTTTCGAATTACAACTTTCACCATAAACAAGGTTTGCTATACTTCTTTCTTATAAGCTAACAACTCTCTAAATACAATTCTAGTAACTCTATTAACATAATGCTAAGTTATAATACTCTTATTTATAGACTAAACCTTACACATCTAACCTCACTCTTCTGACATATAGCATGCATGTCATAGATTCTAACATCAATGAGACCACTgtacagaagaagaaaaaaacttcACTCTTCTGATATAGGTTTGTAGTTGAACAAGTTACATTTGATTATGTCTTTCATCACTAACTCGATTTTTTTTCGTGGCAATTTCAATGCAACCAGCATTACAAAGCAGGAGAAGAACAGAACCTAAAACTGAGATTCTTTCATTGAATGATTAAGCTCAATCATTCTTGATTATTTTATGCATTGACTAAAACATCACACCACCATATGCAAATCACAGGAGCACATTCTTCAAAAtcaaaaagtaaaacaaaaacaaattcgTAATTTCTGCATAATCTTAAGCAATTACCAGCCCGATTGAAGGAAAATCCTCGCGAATCGGAA
This region includes:
- the LOC137836775 gene encoding cytochrome b5 domain-containing protein RLF, translated to MDIDDDFTFCQVGAPVDLETNKLASDVADISIKESSNATSTGQDGLSNGSNSKEAIVGSLSFTVTNTTSSQPNESSQSAPKFVPSKAKELLSKLPEEKNSTKKPTVRAKVPFEKGYSQMDWLKLTRTHPDLAGLKGQSNKRLISIDEVRKHKTEGDMWTVLKGRVYNISPYMKFHPGGVDMLMKAVGKDCTSLFNKYHAWVNAEFLLEKCVVGTLDESQ